One genomic region from Amphiprion ocellaris isolate individual 3 ecotype Okinawa chromosome 20, ASM2253959v1, whole genome shotgun sequence encodes:
- the kcnk3b gene encoding potassium channel subfamily K member 3, producing MKRQNARTLALIVSILTYLVVGAAVFETLESKQEKSHKRKLDARKYELMRKYNLTKENFEELEHVVLQLKPHKAGVQWKFAGSFYFAITVITTIGYGHAAPSTDSGKVFCMFYALLGIPLTLVMFQSLGERINTFVRYLLHQAKKCLGMRHTEVSMANMVTVGFFSCLSTLCVGAVAFSHCEGWSFLHAFYYCFITLTTIGFGDYVALQRDDALQNDPRYVAFCFVYILMGLTVIGAFLNLVVLRFLTMNAEDERRDAKQKALLSAVKPRGEVARLLPVSTSSTPVADGGTKPKDLKGVYTEVLHFQTICSCLWYRSKEKLQGSTMIPQELTFSDAYLQQNSPHYVEPGSSGCVCSPRQCTSISSIATGLHILSPFSLFKRRSSV from the exons ATGAAGAGACAAAACGCCCGGACTCTGGCCCTGATAGTCAGCATCCTCACCTACCTGGTGGTCGGAGCCGCCGTGTTCGAGACGCTGGAGTCCAAGCAGGAGAAGAGCCACAAGAGGAAGCTCGACGCCAGAAAGTACGAACTCATGCGCAAATACAACTTGACCAAAGAGAACTTCGAGGAGCTGGAGCACGTCGTCCTGCAGCTCAAACCGCACAAAGCCGGGGTCCAGTGGAAGTTTGCAGGATCCTTCTACTTCGCCATCACTGTGATCACGACTATAG GTTACGGCCATGCGGCGCCAAGCACCGACTCAGGGAAAGTGTTCTGCATGTTCTACGCCCTCCTGGGGATCCCGCTGACCCTGGTTATGTTCCAGAGTCTGGGCGAGCGGATCAACACCTTTGTCAGGTACCTGCTGCACCAAGCCAAGAAGTGCCTGGGGATGCGTCACACCGAGGTGTCCATGGCCAACATGGTGACGGTGGGCTTCTTCTCCTGCCTCAGCACCCTGTGTGTGGGCGCCGTGGCCTTCTCCCACTGCGAGGGCTGGAGCTTCCTGCACGCCTTCTACTACTGCTTCATCACGCTCACCACCATCGGCTTCGGGGACTACGTGGCGCTGCAGAGGGACGATGCCCTGCAGAACGACCCCCGGTACGTGGCGTTCTGCTTCGTCTACATCCTCATGGGCCTGACGGTGATCGGGGCCTTCCTCAACCTGGTGGTGCTCCGGTTCCTGACCATGAACGCCGAGGACGAGCGCCGGGACGCCAAGCAGAAGGCCCTGCTGTCCGCCGTCAAGCCCAGAGGGGAGGTGGCCCGCCTGCTGCCGGTCTCCACCTCCTCTACCCCCGTAGCGGACGGTGGTACCAAACCTAAAGATCTAAAAGGCGTGTACACCGAGGTGCTGCACTTCCAGACTATTTGCTCGTGCTTGTGGTACCGCAGcaaggagaagctgcagggctCCACCATGATCCCTCAGGAGCTGACCTTCTCCGACGCCTACCTGCAGCAGAACAGTCCTCACTACGTGGAGCCTGGATCGAGCGGCTGCGTTTGCAGTCCGCGGCAGTGCACGAGCATCAGCTCCATAGCGACGGGCCTCCACATCCTCTCCCCGTTCAGCCTGTTCAAGAGACGCAGCTCCGTCTAG